One window from the genome of Streptomyces sp. NBC_00287 encodes:
- a CDS encoding SRPBCC family protein, protein MTENLGPASSLARSEAGERLKAELQEYLAVQAQRLLIGAGRKLGETTLKLNDIAEGKSPGFARLALDGGRKLAEGKGPLRSALEIGASRAKENVTEALRNLGGKGGRKGGAGKKPTVVIEYADVGVPLRTAYDQWTQYQDFSSFAKGVQSANRADDTTSDWRLKIFWSSRSWKAHTTEQVPDDRIAWTSEGAKGTTKGVVSFHRLADNLTRVLLVIEYYPKGLFEKTGNLWRAQGRRARLDLKNYVRYVTLKGEAEEGWRGEIRDGEVVVSHGDAVAEEEDEAEDRYEDDNEEEAEEEEPEEEEAENEYESEPEDAYADTGSRR, encoded by the coding sequence ATGACCGAGAACCTCGGACCCGCGAGTTCCCTGGCCCGCAGCGAGGCCGGTGAACGGCTCAAGGCGGAGCTTCAGGAGTATCTCGCCGTACAGGCCCAGCGCCTGCTGATCGGCGCCGGACGCAAGCTCGGCGAGACCACGCTGAAACTGAACGACATCGCCGAGGGCAAGAGCCCGGGCTTCGCCCGCCTCGCCCTCGACGGCGGCCGCAAGCTCGCGGAGGGCAAGGGGCCGCTGCGCAGCGCCCTGGAGATCGGCGCCTCACGCGCCAAGGAGAACGTGACCGAGGCGCTGCGCAACCTCGGCGGCAAGGGCGGGCGCAAGGGCGGGGCGGGCAAGAAGCCCACCGTCGTCATCGAGTACGCCGATGTCGGCGTACCGCTGCGCACCGCGTACGACCAGTGGACCCAGTACCAGGACTTCAGCTCCTTCGCCAAGGGCGTGCAGAGCGCGAACCGCGCCGACGACACCACCTCCGACTGGCGGCTGAAGATCTTCTGGTCCAGCCGCAGCTGGAAGGCACACACCACCGAACAGGTGCCGGACGACCGGATCGCCTGGACCTCGGAGGGCGCCAAGGGCACCACGAAGGGCGTCGTGTCCTTCCACCGGCTCGCCGACAACCTCACCCGCGTGCTGCTGGTGATCGAGTACTACCCCAAGGGGCTGTTCGAGAAGACCGGCAACCTCTGGCGCGCCCAGGGCCGCCGGGCCCGTCTGGACCTCAAGAACTACGTCCGGTACGTCACGCTGAAGGGCGAGGCCGAGGAGGGCTGGCGCGGCGAGATCCGTGACGGTGAGGTCGTCGTCAGCCACGGGGACGCGGTCGCCGAGGAGGAGGACGAGGCGGAGGACCGCTACGAGGACGACAATGAGGAAGAGGCGGAGGAAGAAGAACCGGAGGAAGAAGAGGCGGAGAACGAGTACGAGAGCGAACCGGAGGACGCGTATGCCGACACCGGGAGCCGCCGATGA
- a CDS encoding GvpL/GvpF family gas vesicle protein codes for MSTYVYGITASSHPALPKDMTGVGEPPRPVRVLTQGDLAALVSEAPEGLRPKRRDLLAHQNVLAETGAAGCVLPMRFGSVAPDDDSVTGVLAERAEHYKERLRALDGTVEYNVKATHDEEAVLHRVMSQSPEIRALTESNRQAGGGSYEQKLQLGEMVVAAVKAREAEDAVEVLHALEPEAAAVSVGPESTGWLVNVSFLVNRDTAEVFLAAVDGLRKSRPHLELRVNGPLPPYSFVEPGTKE; via the coding sequence GTGAGCACGTATGTGTACGGCATCACCGCGAGCTCGCATCCCGCACTCCCCAAGGACATGACCGGCGTGGGCGAACCGCCGCGCCCGGTACGGGTGCTGACGCAGGGCGACCTGGCCGCCCTGGTCAGCGAGGCGCCCGAGGGGCTGCGCCCCAAGCGCCGGGACCTGCTCGCTCACCAGAACGTCCTCGCCGAGACCGGCGCCGCCGGTTGTGTGCTGCCCATGCGGTTCGGCAGCGTCGCCCCCGACGACGACTCCGTCACCGGCGTTCTCGCCGAGCGTGCGGAGCACTACAAGGAACGGCTGCGGGCGCTGGACGGCACGGTCGAGTACAACGTCAAGGCCACGCACGACGAAGAGGCCGTACTGCACCGCGTGATGTCGCAGAGCCCGGAGATCCGCGCCCTGACCGAGAGCAACCGGCAGGCGGGCGGCGGCAGTTACGAGCAGAAGCTGCAGCTCGGCGAGATGGTGGTGGCCGCCGTCAAGGCCCGCGAGGCCGAGGATGCCGTCGAGGTCCTGCATGCCCTGGAACCCGAGGCGGCGGCGGTGAGTGTGGGCCCCGAGTCCACCGGCTGGCTCGTCAATGTCTCCTTCCTGGTGAACCGGGACACCGCCGAGGTGTTCCTGGCTGCCGTCGACGGACTCCGCAAGAGCCGGCCGCACCTGGAGCTGCGCGTCAACGGCCCGCTGCCGCCGTACAGCTTCGTCGAGCCCGGCACCAAGGAGTGA
- a CDS encoding gas vesicle protein, which produces MTTPGRLPEPYGQGGGANLADILERVLDKGVIIAGDIRINLLDIELLTVKLRLIVASVDKAREMGIDWWEDDPALSSRARRDELARENAELRERLAQLEPGRAQEEA; this is translated from the coding sequence ATGACGACCCCCGGCCGGCTCCCCGAGCCCTACGGTCAGGGTGGCGGCGCCAACCTCGCCGACATCCTGGAGCGCGTCCTCGACAAGGGCGTGATCATCGCGGGTGACATCCGGATCAACCTTCTCGACATCGAACTGCTCACCGTCAAACTGCGTCTGATCGTCGCCTCCGTCGACAAGGCGCGGGAGATGGGCATCGACTGGTGGGAGGACGATCCGGCGCTGTCCTCGCGGGCCCGGCGCGACGAACTCGCCCGGGAGAACGCCGAGTTGCGCGAGCGGCTGGCCCAACTGGAGCCCGGCCGCGCACAGGAGGAGGCCTGA
- a CDS encoding gas vesicle protein GvpG — protein MGLVGEVLLLPFAPVRGSAWVIGQVLHEAERIYYDPATVRGELARLEEQLETGEIDEEEFDRREDELLDRLETPR, from the coding sequence GTGGGGCTGGTCGGCGAAGTGCTGCTGCTGCCGTTCGCCCCGGTGCGCGGCAGCGCGTGGGTGATCGGACAGGTGCTGCACGAAGCCGAGCGCATCTACTACGACCCCGCCACGGTGCGGGGCGAACTAGCCCGTCTGGAAGAGCAGTTGGAGACGGGAGAGATCGACGAGGAGGAGTTCGACCGCCGTGAGGACGAACTCCTCGACAGGCTGGAGACGCCACGATGA
- a CDS encoding DNA primase, whose amino-acid sequence MNRAGLGLAVGAGYLLGRTRKLKLAFAVGTLVAGKRLHLSPRTLADLASRQLLENPQFKEIGDQLREDLRGVGKAATGAMVERQLDAFADRLHGRTAEVRDRLAGVVPEAGYEEYEEEYANEAEAEEYDEDEAAGYDADEADEEAAEPERRAPRKKAAPAKKAAAKKAAPVKKAAKKAAPAKKKAPAARTASGGKKAARKAVTKKATAARSARSRLPKGGDGR is encoded by the coding sequence ATGAACAGAGCGGGACTGGGCCTCGCCGTAGGGGCCGGATACCTCCTCGGAAGGACGAGGAAGCTGAAACTGGCGTTCGCCGTCGGCACGCTCGTGGCCGGCAAGCGCCTGCACCTGAGCCCGCGGACGCTCGCGGACCTGGCCTCCCGGCAACTGCTGGAGAACCCGCAGTTCAAGGAGATCGGGGACCAGTTGCGCGAGGACCTGCGCGGAGTCGGCAAGGCCGCCACCGGTGCGATGGTCGAGCGGCAGCTGGACGCGTTCGCGGACCGTCTGCACGGGCGTACCGCCGAGGTGCGTGACCGGCTGGCGGGCGTGGTGCCGGAAGCCGGTTACGAGGAGTACGAGGAGGAGTACGCGAACGAGGCCGAGGCCGAGGAGTACGACGAGGACGAGGCGGCGGGGTACGACGCGGACGAGGCCGACGAGGAGGCCGCCGAGCCGGAGCGCCGGGCACCGCGGAAGAAGGCGGCGCCCGCGAAGAAGGCGGCGGCGAAGAAGGCGGCCCCGGTGAAGAAGGCGGCGAAGAAGGCGGCTCCCGCCAAGAAGAAGGCACCGGCCGCCAGGACCGCGTCCGGAGGAAAGAAGGCCGCCCGCAAGGCCGTGACCAAGAAGGCGACAGCCGCCCGCAGCGCCCGCTCCCGTCTCCCGAAGGGCGGTGACGGGCGATGA